AAACGTCAATGAAAATGAAGTTTATATCCTTTTCTTGATAGGAAATGCTATATGATACTATAACGGTGAACAGAATTTAAGATCTAGATATGTGGTTAAGATCAAGAGTATTCCAAGATTCCTTTGACAAGGCAATCACATCTTCGTGAAGATAGGATTGAGTTCTCCATGTCTCATTTTAAATAAATTGTTTGTTGTGAAGTTGCATGAACAGTCTTTCCAGCTACGAATATGGTTGCCAAAATGCATGTCTTAAATTTtctatatgaaaattttatcatgcTCTCATTCCTCTGCATATTACAGATAGCATTTCTCGAATGTGGCAAACATTCAGGACTTGAAAAGCCATGGAGTGATGATGTTACTTGTGCTCTTAAAGTACTGTGTCCAGAGAAGCAAGACTCCAGAATGCAGCAGGTGCAGATCGTAAAAACTATGGAACTTAAGGATCAATGTCCAGTCCAAGTTGAAAATATTCACAGCGAGCATGACTTGTCGTTGCTGGATCACCATACTTATGTCCCACAAAAATCTGTTTCATCAATATCATGGGAGCATCATAGTGGTGGAAAGGTAGCATCTAGATGTTAGAAAACACCTAACAGTAGTAAATATTCAATCTTTTAACTTCGTAAAGCTTAGTTAATGCTGTACAATGCATTCTTCAGACTGATGGCTAAAACTTTGCAACATAATTTTGCCCCTTCCTTTACTTGATCACTAAGTAATGTtatcagaaaaaaaaaagttgtctgtTTACACTTGTGGAGCACACCACTGGCTGATAATAATTTTGGCTGCAAAGATTTCTGAAAAGAAGCTGATAAATATATTCTTCTTTTCTTAGGTATATATGTGCTCATAAAACTAcaatgtgtaaatgaacattgaatgTTAAAGACAATTCAACTTAGAGAATGCAATGAATTTTTATAATTCTTGGTTAATAGATTCTGGTATTCGTTAGGAGTGATATGATGAAACTTACAGTCTCAATTGCAAGCTGAACTGTCAGGATTATACATGTGATATAATGATGGACCCTTTTCCATAATCAGATAATTTCactcatatgcatatatataatcTTACTGAAGTTGCATGCCTCAAAGTGCTCCATGAGTAATGCTATTAAAATAACCATCATTTATGTTGTTTTGGCATAAGCAGAACATCTTGCAAGGAAGTGCATTTGGAGGCCAACCAAAAGACAATTTCAAGAACTTGTCTTTCTGTATGGGGAAAGGATGTTGGTTGCTTCTTGTTGGAGTGCTACTGAGCTGTAAGATTCCAGGATTTTGTTTGAAGCTCAGGTGGAAACAAAAGAATGAGCCAGCTCCATTGCAACCTGCAACTCAGCAACTACAGCTGCTGTTGCAACagaagcagcagcagcagcaagaCCAGAGCCCTCCCAAAGGTGCTGGGAAGTGGAGAAAGAAACTCTTAACAGTTTTCGTACTTCTGGGGATCCTTACATCCATCTGGTTATTTTGGCATTTAAACCAAAAGATCATTCTGAGGAGAGAACACACACTTGCCAACATGTGTGATGAGAGAGCACGGATGTTGCAAGATCAGTTCAATGTTAGCATGAATCATGTTCATGCCTTGGCAATTCTTGTATCCACTTTTCACCATGGGAAGCATCCATCCGCCATTGATCAGGTCATATTCTATGTGCTTATATCTGAATAAGTAATGTGTTTCTATTTTTACTTACATGGATTAGTGTATGGCTTTGCTAATGAAAGATGATGGCTTGCATCACTTAACTTGTTGGTCATCTATGGAACCATAGTTCTTGGCTTAAAATTGTATATGAATTCCTAGTGCTTACAATGTAGACAAGTTTGGCTCTTGTTTTATGTCTATCTGAACTACTATTTCATGTTTTCTAGAAAACATTTGGTGAGTATACCGAGAGAACAGCTTTTGAGAGGCCGCTTACCAGTGGTGTTGCTTATGCATTGAAAGTTCTTCACTCAGAGAGGGAGCAGTTTGAGAAGCAGCATGGATGGACAATAAAGAAAATGGAAACTGAGGATCAGACTTTAGTCCAAGATTGCCGGACTGAAAATTTGGACCCTGCACCCATTAAAGATGAATATGCACCAGTGATATTTTCACAAGAAACTGTGTCTCATATTGTCTCTATTGACATGATGTCTGGACAGGTATGTTTTGCTTTATCTCAGGCTGCACTAAATATTTTATAGCATTCAGTTTCAGCCGTAGTAGGAACTAGAGCAGGAACCAAAGTAACTCAGCACATACCCTCCCTACTGAAAGTGGGACTACCATTTAGTGGGGAAATCGTGCAAATTTCCTTGAACTTCAAGTTTTTGAATGATGAGAAATGATTTAATTGGTTATAGCATTCAAGTTTCATTTCAGTGATTTTGCAAACATTGAGGATGAGTGTACTGTGAGACTTGCTAAATTTAAGTTGCTTAGTTACAAGTATATAATCCACATTTTCCCCAATGTTATGTTTGATTTCAACACTAAAACATCAAAGTATTAGGCAAAGGGATCAACAAGCACAGAAACACAAAGTAATAGGAGTATGATATTTATAATCACAGCAGTGAATTGGAAATCTTCTTCAATACCAGgttaaaagaaattaaagagcCAACACCAGATCCTCTTTTATCATGTTGTAATAGTCTGTCTACTTATTAGGCAATTAGTAGTTATAATGTTGAATACAATTCCCTTAGAATTGTTCCTATTTACGTCTTCTTACTGCATCTTCATTTAGCAAATAATGTTATGTTAATTTGCTGTTTATGCTGTTCACAGCAAGACCTTGAGAACATCCTGCGAGCAAGGGCAACCGGAAAGGGTGTATTGACATCACCTTTTAAGCTATTAAAATCCAACCACCTTGGTGTTGTGCTCACATTTGCAGTTTATAACAAGGATTTGCCTCCAGATGCTACACCTGAGCAACGTACTGAAGCGACCGTGGGGTAATTATCTCTTAAACTGTTATTGGAATTTCTATACATCTGACAAGTACTGTTGTTGTCGCTGTCAGTTCAGTTTTACATTTGAATAGTCTGTTTCAATTGCAGGTATCTGGGTGCATCTTATGATGTCCCCTCCCTGGTGGAGAAGCTTTTGCACCAACTTGCTAGCAAGCAAACGATTGTTGTCAATGTGTACGACACAACCAATGCATCTGCTCCAATCAGCATGTACGGTGCTGATATAGCCGATACTGGTTTACTGCATGTTAGCAGCCTTGATTTTGGCGACCCATTAAGGAAGCACGAGATGCACTGCAGGTTGGTGTTTTTTTCCCCTAAAATATAAATAAGAAGTTTTAATGTTAGCAAAAAGATGTGAGATGTTATGTTTCCTCAAAAATGGAATTTTTTGCTCTTGTAGGTTCAAGCAAAAACCTCCATTACCTTGGATGGCAATCAATGCATCTGTGGGAGTCTTAGTTATTACTTTGCTTGTTGGTCATATCTTCCATGCAGCTATATGTCGAATCGCAAAAGTGGAGAACGACTGCCGAGAGATGATGGAGCTCAAAGCTCGTGCTGAAGCTGCAGATGTAGCTAAATCTCAGGTTCTTTCGCTACTACTAGCAAACAAGTCTctactataaaaaaaaaaaaaaaggattggcTTAACTTTATCCAAATTCATTTTGTTAGCGATTGTTGTCTTAATGTAAAATTTTCTCCTGAAAAAAATGACTATAATGGAATAGTTCTACAGTGTTTTCTAACTTTATGGTTTTCTATTTTGTAGTTTCTAGCTACTGTTTCCCATGAGATCCGAACTCCAATGAATGGTGTTTTAGGTGATTAGAAAGCCCTTCAACTCTCCAGTCCAGCACAAATAATTAAACTGTGGTATTTACATTTTGTTGTTATAACATTCACAGGTATGCTGAAAATGTTGATGGACACTGATCTTGATGCGATCCAAAGGGACTACGCCGAGACTGCTCATGCTAGTGGTAAAGATCTTATATCGCTGATAAATGAAGTTCTTGATCAGGCTAAGATAGAATCAGGCAGGCTTGAACTTGAGGATGTGCCCTTTGATCTACGCAACCTTCTCGATAGCATTCTCTCACTCTCCTCTGACAAATCTAATGATAAAGGAATCGAGGTAAAACGAAGATATGTCTCTAGTAACTCATCTGGTTTCCTTTCTTCCGTTTTTCTTCTTGTTCTTACATAATCCTGTTTGTTTGTCTTATTTGAACATGAGAAGTCGGCGGTTTATGTATCTGATCGGGTTCCTGAAGTTGTTGTTGGTGACCCTGGGCGGTTTCGACAAATAATTACTAATCTTGTTGGAAACTCAATTAAGGtttgttatgtttgaatttataTGTTTCTTCCCTGTTTGTTGCATCATACCTCTAAAACTTATATCGCCCAAAGACTTGGAAAAGGATGTATGGCTTCTGAACTTGATGCATTTTCTTGCGGATAATTGAGTGGGGTTATCACCTTGTCCTTTTATTCAGAAACCTATATCAACATACATGCAGCATTATGGAAACTTAATGTAAAGATTTGTTTTCAACTCTTGAATGCCGGGAATTCACAGTTCCATGGTTCTTTCATGTTTAACTTGCAGTAGAGATCCGGGAAATCAGATGAACATTTAAGTTCCATTCTTTTCCCGAAATCTTTCGAATTTGTGCATGTTCTCCAACTTAGAACTTGAAATTGCAGTTCACGCAGGATAAGGGACATATTTTTGTCTCGGTGCATCTGGTAGATGAAATGAAAGGCACATCCGATGTGGGGGACAAGGTGCTACAACAAGGCTTGAACTTAGTTCAGGACATGTCAAGCAAAACCTATAATACATTAAGTGGCTTTCCAGTGGTAGACAGATGGAGAAGCTGGGAGAATTTCAAATTGTTAAATGGAAAAGATGCAAAGGATGACCCTGAAAAGATTAGATTACTTGTAACAGTGGAGGACACAGGCGTCGGGATTCGTTTAGATGCACAAGATCAAATTTTCACTCCTTTTGTGCAAGCTGACAGTTCCACTTCACGACATTATGGTGGGACTGGAATAGGATTGAGCATCAGCAAacatctggtggaactcatgcATGGGGAGATTGGGTTTGTGAGTGAACCTGGCGTTGGCAGTACTTTCTCATTTACTGGAGCTTTTGGAAAAGGCGAAGTAAGTTCTCTTGATTCCAAATGGAAGCAATATGATCCAGTGGTTTCAGAGTTCCAAGGATTGGGAGCACTTATTATTGATAATAGAAGCATCCGCGCTGAGGTCACAAAATACCATCTTCGAAGACTGGGAATATCTGTTGATATAACTTCCAGTTTGGAGTCAGCATGCACCTACGTGTCAAGCATTTTCACCACAAGGTAGCTAGAATAATTGTGGTGGTACTTTATATATAAGAATTTGAGGACAATTAATTTTCAACCGCAGCATTCAACTTACATTGGTTTTGctgattcatttttattatttcttcTGCAGTGCATTTGCACAATTGGCCATGATTCTTATTGACAAAGATGTTTGGAATCAAGAAACAGTTCTTCAGCTACGATCTTTGCTCGAACAACATAGGCAAAATTGCAAACTAAATGTTTCAACAAACCTTCCGAAGATTTTTCTTTTGGGTACCTCCATGAGCCCTGTGGAGCGCTCCAAGCTTAAGACTTCTGGTTTTGTAGATAATGTGCTGATGAAACCTCTTCGGTTGAGTGTCTTAATTGCCTGTTTCCAAGAAGCCCTTGGAAATGGTACAAAGGGCAAAGTACGTAGAAAGAAAATCTCTACACTCGGGAGCTTACTTAGAGAAAAGCGGATTTTAGTCGTCGATGACAATAAGGTTAACAGAAGAGTGGCAGAAGGTGCTTTAAAGAAATATGGAGCAATTGTCACCTGTGTGGAAAGAGGCCACGATGCACTCAACAAGCTTAAGCCACCCCATACTTTCGATGCCTGCTTCATGGATCTCCAGATGCCAGAAATGGATGGGTAATCAATCCATAACAACCCTTTAACTTTTTTTTAGCATTTACTCGGTTAATACATCAAAACTACGAGGCAATATTATTATCAAGTATATCCAGATGCCAGAATGTTGATTAGCTTGATAGACCTTGGTCTTAACATCTCCAAAATATGTTTTAATGGAAAGAGATCCTTGATCCTGATACTTAAAATATTATTTGCAGGTTTGAAGCAACTAGGCAGATCCGCAGTGCAGAGAGTGAGGTGAATGAAAAACTTGCTTCTGGAGAAGCATCTATTGCGATGTACGGAAACGTGTCCCACTGGCACATTCCAATATTAGCTATGACAGCTGATGTGATCCAGGCTACATATGAAAAGTGCCTGAAATGTGGGATGGATGACTATGTATCGAAGCCTTTTGAGGAAGAGCAACTTTATTTGGCCGTTGCACAGTTTTTTGAGTCTGGCTGATAGAGTGGTAGGTGGTTCAACTCTCTTTGCTTTGGTCGACCCCCCTATGACTTTCTGTTGTCTTGACAAGTGACAAGCCTCGACTGACATGAGTCTACGCAGGCCTATGTCTTGCCTCATGATGGTGGACGACTGAAATATGGTAATTTATGGCTTCACTCCTTATCTATGATCTATAATCCATAAACTGGCGACTTAAAGTGATGAAAGAAGCTTCTTGATATGATGAATACATAGTATTTGATGAAATGCCGAAGCCAAGATATGATCGTAGGATGTTTACCATGCGGGATTTTATCTTCAGGAAATGCCGAGCTTTCATCCAAGAAATTGCTTCCAAGTGTGTCGAAAGAGTACCCGAAATCTTCTGATTGTCTTCCATTTATACAATCAGCCAAGTTCAAGGAACAAAGTGGTGGCATTTCCTGTACATagcaatttttatttaatttgtaattaagtgACCTCCATTCTTTTTGGCCTCTCATCTCATATCATATATTTTTCACCTAAGCAATAAAAATTAATGTACGTTCTTTTCCATGTTTCAATTCTTCGAGTATTTTTGCCTCTCAATTTCTTCTATTTAATTTTGAAGCTCACCAAACTTTTTTCTTTAGgaagtttttatttcatttttttggtCTTTCTTCTACTCTTGGATATTTCTCCATTTTTCTTTCGTTTTTGCCCTATATTCATTAATAGCTGGCCCATTGAAGAAAATTGGTATAGGTAAGGTGAAGATATGAGGACATCCTTAACACTGCCACGACAGAGGACATGCGGCAATTCCTTCGATTGAGGGGGATTAAGGATCTCCACCATTGGTACAAATATTCAGATAAAAACAACGAGCACCGGTAAAAACGACATCGTGGGCAATGGGAAGGTCATATTCTTGTCCTAGTACCTTTTTTTGTTGGGTTTTCATTTACCCTTGCATCCTTCGGTTGTGAGGGTGTTGCAACATAATCTTGATAATTCTActctatctttttattattattattattattattatatatttctcTTAATCATAACTGTGTCGATAATATTTCCTTTAAATCATCATAATATGATGTCAATTATTCTAACAATTAAGTTTTAGATGATACTGGAATTGACAATGATGGTGGTTCACATCGTATATGATGCAGAAAGTCACTAAGACAGTTTATCTAAGTTGAGAGGGTGTTTAAGTACAGTGTAAATTATATATACGATCTTGTTTATCTCTCCTGAAAGAAGggatatttataggtgaagaaGGATTTAGAGTGAATATTTCATTACATGATTAGATAGAATCCAATTTAggcatataataaaatatgattaggatgttaacaattttaaaattaacgAGCTTAGAGAGAGAAAACATTAATAAAATTGAATTTGATATGATGATGATTGATTTTAGTGACATTATGATGATGCTCTCTTGATAATAGTGCATAGTATTCATATATGAGAAGTACTTCAACATGTGGTACACTAACTATTCCCATTAACACTTTTAATCAATAacaatttattattatacaatttTATTTGATATAAACCTCATCCATGCACAAAATACTCACTTCCAAACATGAGACGCTAAAATATACTAACAAAACATGAAGGCACGAATTCCGAAGTTTAGACAAAACAGAAACATGCAGATGCAAATGGAAGGCCCCCTTTGTCCTAAAATTTCAAGCATTTTGTCGGAAGATTGACATAGATTTGAAGGCAAATAGAACTCGTTTTCACCCATCGCTTGTCTTTTTCCTTCATCAAACTTTGCAAAGCTTTGACAAATTTAGAGACATGGTTACATCGgtgttaaaataatttatatgttgGAGCCATGCGTGGAAATTTGTATATGAACTCTTGAGGGTTgatttcatcttttatttttctttaaaacagcGAAGCAGTCAGAATTTGAGACCTTTTGTCTTAGGATAGGAATGTTGAGTTTATGGGATAGGACAAACGAAAATATTGGATGAcactttttatatttaaattttttataaaatatttaaaattatttataattcgtctttaatttttaaataatagatAATAGTATTTTAACGTACTcaaattcacatattttcatattaataataatatcgaTATCAACTAAATTAAAATCCAGTCAACCtcttatatataatttaaacttttaataattagccaaataattatatatataaattattttgagTCAAAAATGTTCCCCTGCACATATATTTTGGATTTTGTAGCCATCCACTTGTTTCATTTACTACTTACCATGTCAAACCTATGTTTTTGGCTGCATGTTAAATCTAAAGACCAAAGTTGATGACTTTTTACTCATCTACACTTTTTTTTGAGGGAATATAATGCTTTAATTGGTGTCACTCACTAATCAGATTTTAATTTagttgtgaatttattaaaattaatttattttacaaaaatattatttaagaGTATTTATATCTTTTTATATATTGGTAAAATTAGAAAATTATATGCATGAAATGGGATTTATAAACCTAAAACAATTTAATATTCATTATttcaattttatcatttcaactaaaaagcatatttaatttttatgtcattttgaataatatttttatataattgtttTAACCCACATAGTGAATGTGCCCTAATCtagttaatattaattaatttaaattaggaTTAATATGCAAATTTACTTATAAGTGGAAATTAAAATTTTCCATTATACTCCTCGTTGATTAGTATTTGCCATTTTCTTATAAACTAAAAAAATTACCATTAGACTTTAATTCTATATTGAATTTTGTTACTTTACTTTTATTTGATTGACTTTtcttattcaattttaatttaaaataatttgaagacaaaatttaattaaataaaatttatattttactttattatttaacaataataatttaattaatatgttattgaaattaaataaatatagttattttataaaaataaacttaatttttcttttacaatatatatattttatttcattaaataaaattataatttaatttattaattttaatatttaaaagttaaattaatgtgaactattaaaataaaatatttgaaataaaattcttgttaaattatgttttcaaataatcaatattaaCATTTATtgtaaaatcaattaaaaatcaAAGTTGGtggctaaattaaataaaattcaatCATATAAGAGTTGAATggaaaatgtaacatccctcgCCCTATCCTATCGCTGGGTCCAAGCTAcggaatgctacattcattattAGAACAATAACAGACAATTACGTGGCATTTAATCATTCAACATGTACAATTAAGCCACAATCACATTCAATTTATGTTAAACAATCATCTTCAGGTCTTAtatgagcttacgaaagcttttTTGTTAATCTGAGTATgaaataggaccaaattgcaaagttTAAAAAATTCAGAAGCGACGTTGTGACTTCATCACTTCCATGTCGTGACGTTGTCAAAACAGTAAGTCACATCACGACTTCATGTCGTTCGACGTTGTGATGCCACTTACTGTTGGCCAACGTTGCGATCAGGAGGGTGGTCGTTGAGACGAGGACACTATTTTTGGCAAAAATGCACAATTTGGTACTTAATCCAAAGTTTCCAATCAAACCTTTCAATATATTCACCTAAAACATTTCGAACTCATAACATTTAATACCAAAATAAGTCATTTAGCCGTTTCTAATCAAAACCAATTCAAATTGAGTTCAACCTGTTCAACCTATTACAAAACTATTCACATTCAATCAAATGCCAAATGAACCTATGTTAACGTGAATCAAATCAACCATACACCAACACATATTTCAAGCATGACAATCAAACTTACCATTTTTAACTAGGGACCAACTTAGCCATTTTACTTATCAGATCCTACCAATATTAACATATCCAAGTTTAAAATAGATTCATATCTCTCCTTCCCAAGAGCATCAAACATTATGcattaattaaatcaaatttcatGCCCAACATGCAAAATCATCATATACCGTAGTCATCACAATTTTCAACTCATCAcagtattgcgagaggtgagttgagcctcggggcacgctgaggtattttcaatttctactttccaattcctgtttttcaaaaatcaactcatattgcgagaggtgagttgagcctttcaatttatatttttcaaaaatcaactcatattgcgagaggtgagttgagccttttaatttctgtttttcaaaaagcaactcatattgcgagaggtgagttgtacctttttgtttttcaaaaatcaacccacattgcgagaagtgagttgagccttgtgtcatatgtcgaggtattttcaaaatctgcttttcaaattAAGCTTCAAAAGACCAGCTCatgttgtgagagatgagttgagctttggctcacgtgctgagttattttcaatttctgtttttaaagagtcaattcatattgcgagaaatgagttgaactcaggatcacatgccgagtaagaataaagattgaagctgatgaaAGACACCAGACTTGGTCTCCCTGAAGCTGCAGTGGAGCCGGTCAAAAGTTGCaagtcttgtctccctgaagctGCAGTGGAACCGGTCAAAAGTTACAAGTCTGGTCTCCCTGAGGTCGCAGTGGAACTGACCGAGGATATCAAATCTTGTCTCGCTagagttacagaagagaagatcACGAATCTCATCTCACTGAAGTGATaaaagagcagattgaagctgtagatcttatctttatgAAGCTACATGGAAGCAGATCAAAGCCACAAATCACATATCTTTAAAGTCACATTGGAGTAGATTTAAACTACAAGGCATATATCAGAAGATGCAATGAACCAAGGCTATCTGAACGAGAAGAGCACCAACGAAGTCAAGACTCAGCAAGactgggcaaaattggcctttcattgTGTCTTTGCTCCATTACCGTTGCAcggcaatgagcaaagaggggcagctgtacataCCCAATTTTGCCAAACCCAAATACATTTACCCCTTTTACAACCCAACCCCGGATGACCCATTTAATAACCCCTAAACCCTTACAAATCCAAAAACTAATACACAGAAGCCCAAACCCCTTACAGGCCCaaaaccctaaaaaaattttggaaagccagaaaccctagggtttcggcGCATGTCTCCATGTCTTGACCACTCATTTCACGCGAGTGCCAAACTACTTCCTCCTCTCGCCGAGACCGAGCCTTGCCCATCTTGTCGACACTCCCATCACTTGCACCTCCACACCTGCGAATAAACAAAGGAAGACAGGAAAGGAACAGAGAAACATGCAAAGCAAAAGCAAAACAAGCAGAAAGTAGTGGAAATCACATgtaatcggctataaagccgaaagAGAATCAATGTAATAGGGGGTTggcctttctttctcttttcttggcagtttaaaaataaaaaaaaataagaaagatCATCAAAAAAATCCAGAATCAAAAATAGCAGTCCATTAATCGTTTGAATTCAATAACAACGTTCAAAGCATACAAGCAAATCGAATACCAAAATCAAAGAATCAGAAGCTAAGAAAAACTAAAGGTTATTTCTTTCttcattattatttcattttcgCTATAAAACCCATTTTACtgcatatatacataaaatataataaaaatataaaagcaaaaaaaaaatagaaaatcatttTTCCGCCATCATGCATGTGGCTTTAAGGCCGCATGACCGTCCGTGACCGGACCCATGGCCGACCCATGGCCGAGCTCTTCTCTTTCTCTCCTTCCTCCCTTCTCTCTTTCTCcttctctttcttctcttttctctctTGGTGCCAAAtgagatttttaaaaaaaaaattttgacttatataagggtccaaaacgcaccgttttggaccCCCTCTGTTTAAActaaaaacgacgccgttttagtgCGGGTCGGGttgacccgacccgctccagctagggtccgcgtgttttttaagagaggggctatttgcgcaatcagtccttccgcattttttatgttttaaatcagACTTATATTTATTTAGAAATTGGCCCTATTAATTGTTGCGCTTCGCAATTTGGTTCCATTTGATGCGCACCGTTTTAAAGGCGTTGGAAAATTTCTCTTTTGGTCCCCACTACTTGCACGCGTGTTCGAATGAGTCCCCCTCTTCTGTTTTTATTCTAAATTCGCCCCAAAAATT
This is a stretch of genomic DNA from Gossypium arboreum isolate Shixiya-1 chromosome 11, ASM2569848v2, whole genome shotgun sequence. It encodes these proteins:
- the LOC108474042 gene encoding histidine kinase 2-like isoform X2, with translation MHGPNSFRKWKRNLLFLWLLGFVSTGIIWFLLSFNSVALGSNKKTADSCEEKARILLQHFNVSKNQFLALASFFYESDQIAFLECGKHSGLEKPWSDDVTCALKVLCPEKQDSRMQQVQIVKTMELKDQCPVQVENIHSEHDLSLLDHHTYVPQKSVSSISWEHHSGGKNILQGSAFGGQPKDNFKNLSFCMGKGCWLLLVGVLLSCKIPGFCLKLRWKQKNEPAPLQPATQQLQLLLQQKQQQQQDQSPPKGAGKWRKKLLTVFVLLGILTSIWLFWHLNQKIILRREHTLANMCDERARMLQDQFNVSMNHVHALAILVSTFHHGKHPSAIDQKTFGEYTERTAFERPLTSGVAYALKVLHSEREQFEKQHGWTIKKMETEDQTLVQDCRTENLDPAPIKDEYAPVIFSQETVSHIVSIDMMSGQQDLENILRARATGKGVLTSPFKLLKSNHLGVVLTFAVYNKDLPPDATPEQRTEATVGYLGASYDVPSLVEKLLHQLASKQTIVVNVYDTTNASAPISMYGADIADTGLLHVSSLDFGDPLRKHEMHCRFKQKPPLPWMAINASVGVLVITLLVGHIFHAAICRIAKVENDCREMMELKARAEAADVAKSQFLATVSHEIRTPMNGVLGMLKMLMDTDLDAIQRDYAETAHASGKDLISLINEVLDQAKIESGRLELEDVPFDLRNLLDSILSLSSDKSNDKGIESAVYVSDRVPEVVVGDPGRFRQIITNLVGNSIKFTQDKGHIFVSVHLVDEMKGTSDVGDKVLQQGLNLVQDMSSKTYNTLSGFPVVDRWRSWENFKLLNGKDAKDDPEKIRLLVTVEDTGVGIRLDAQDQIFTPFVQADSSTSRHYGGTGIGLSISKHLVELMHGEIGFVSEPGVGSTFSFTGAFGKGEVSSLDSKWKQYDPVVSEFQGLGALIIDNRSIRAEVTKYHLRRLGISVDITSSLESACTYVSSIFTTSAFAQLAMILIDKDVWNQETVLQLRSLLEQHRQNCKLNVSTNLPKIFLLGTSMSPVERSKLKTSGFVDNVLMKPLRLSVLIACFQEALGNGTKGKVRRKKISTLGSLLREKRILVVDDNKVNRRVAEGALKKYGAIVTCVERGHDALNKLKPPHTFDACFMDLQMPEMDGFEATRQIRSAESEVNEKLASGEASIAMYGNVSHWHIPILAMTADVIQATYEKCLKCGMDDYVSKPFEEEQLYLAVAQFFESG
- the LOC108474042 gene encoding histidine kinase 2-like isoform X1, which codes for MSMNGKLSGSNCRLSANFRLKKAKETMHGPNSFRKWKRNLLFLWLLGFVSTGIIWFLLSFNSVALGSNKKTADSCEEKARILLQHFNVSKNQFLALASFFYESDQIAFLECGKHSGLEKPWSDDVTCALKVLCPEKQDSRMQQVQIVKTMELKDQCPVQVENIHSEHDLSLLDHHTYVPQKSVSSISWEHHSGGKNILQGSAFGGQPKDNFKNLSFCMGKGCWLLLVGVLLSCKIPGFCLKLRWKQKNEPAPLQPATQQLQLLLQQKQQQQQDQSPPKGAGKWRKKLLTVFVLLGILTSIWLFWHLNQKIILRREHTLANMCDERARMLQDQFNVSMNHVHALAILVSTFHHGKHPSAIDQKTFGEYTERTAFERPLTSGVAYALKVLHSEREQFEKQHGWTIKKMETEDQTLVQDCRTENLDPAPIKDEYAPVIFSQETVSHIVSIDMMSGQQDLENILRARATGKGVLTSPFKLLKSNHLGVVLTFAVYNKDLPPDATPEQRTEATVGYLGASYDVPSLVEKLLHQLASKQTIVVNVYDTTNASAPISMYGADIADTGLLHVSSLDFGDPLRKHEMHCRFKQKPPLPWMAINASVGVLVITLLVGHIFHAAICRIAKVENDCREMMELKARAEAADVAKSQFLATVSHEIRTPMNGVLGMLKMLMDTDLDAIQRDYAETAHASGKDLISLINEVLDQAKIESGRLELEDVPFDLRNLLDSILSLSSDKSNDKGIESAVYVSDRVPEVVVGDPGRFRQIITNLVGNSIKFTQDKGHIFVSVHLVDEMKGTSDVGDKVLQQGLNLVQDMSSKTYNTLSGFPVVDRWRSWENFKLLNGKDAKDDPEKIRLLVTVEDTGVGIRLDAQDQIFTPFVQADSSTSRHYGGTGIGLSISKHLVELMHGEIGFVSEPGVGSTFSFTGAFGKGEVSSLDSKWKQYDPVVSEFQGLGALIIDNRSIRAEVTKYHLRRLGISVDITSSLESACTYVSSIFTTSAFAQLAMILIDKDVWNQETVLQLRSLLEQHRQNCKLNVSTNLPKIFLLGTSMSPVERSKLKTSGFVDNVLMKPLRLSVLIACFQEALGNGTKGKVRRKKISTLGSLLREKRILVVDDNKVNRRVAEGALKKYGAIVTCVERGHDALNKLKPPHTFDACFMDLQMPEMDGFEATRQIRSAESEVNEKLASGEASIAMYGNVSHWHIPILAMTADVIQATYEKCLKCGMDDYVSKPFEEEQLYLAVAQFFESG